In a single window of the Candidatus Nezhaarchaeales archaeon genome:
- a CDS encoding DUF1464 family protein: MVRVLGIDPGTKSLDLCGLEYGEVYFEESLETVDVAKDPKLLINAIDRALPLDLITGPSGYGVEITYLDEVGEDVLEEWYYTYILLTSKDEIERALRKGFVGAFIYYAMTQIVKEMKRRKLPVCFIPGVINLPTVPIHRKINKVDMGTADKLSVTVLATHDQAKRLSIPYSEVSLILVEVGFGYNAVIGVRGGKIVDGFGGTTMLGPGFLTMSWTDLELIQLVGTWEKADVFTGGCASITGRLSPEELIRDSEVDERCRIAWEAMMEGVEKAVMAMTASVPKPREIIVSGRLVKIPKVYNELVERLSKIGSVRKITPLPHAKIVKETAQGYAVIADGIAGGVFKELIEYMEVKKARGTCVDYIYHPKFNKIRERLIPFKLKQ, encoded by the coding sequence CCGTGGATGTTGCCAAGGACCCTAAACTCCTCATTAACGCTATCGATAGAGCGTTACCTTTAGACTTAATTACTGGCCCCTCAGGTTATGGAGTTGAAATTACCTACCTAGATGAGGTCGGAGAGGATGTTCTTGAAGAATGGTATTACACGTATATACTGCTGACAAGCAAGGATGAGATTGAGAGAGCTCTAAGGAAGGGTTTCGTAGGGGCCTTCATTTACTACGCGATGACTCAGATCGTTAAAGAGATGAAAAGGAGGAAATTACCCGTATGCTTCATACCTGGAGTAATTAACCTACCAACAGTACCTATTCATAGGAAGATAAATAAGGTGGATATGGGTACGGCAGATAAGCTTAGCGTTACAGTGCTAGCTACTCATGATCAAGCTAAGAGGTTGAGCATACCTTACAGCGAAGTATCGCTAATACTTGTGGAAGTGGGTTTTGGCTACAATGCTGTAATCGGCGTTAGAGGTGGGAAGATTGTCGATGGTTTCGGTGGAACAACGATGCTTGGACCAGGCTTTCTAACGATGTCCTGGACTGATTTAGAGCTTATACAACTCGTTGGTACTTGGGAGAAGGCTGACGTATTCACTGGAGGATGCGCATCAATTACGGGAAGGTTAAGCCCCGAAGAACTTATCAGAGATTCTGAAGTTGACGAGAGGTGCAGAATCGCTTGGGAAGCGATGATGGAGGGTGTGGAGAAAGCTGTTATGGCTATGACAGCTTCAGTCCCAAAACCTAGAGAGATAATAGTTTCTGGAAGACTTGTAAAAATACCTAAAGTCTATAATGAGCTTGTTGAGAGATTATCAAAAATAGGGTCTGTGAGAAAAATAACGCCACTACCTCACGCTAAAATCGTTAAAGAGACAGCACAAGGATACGCAGTAATTGCTGACGGGATTGCTGGTGGAGTGTTTAAGGAGCTTATTGAATATATGGAGGTGAAGAAGGCAAGGGGGACGTGTGTAGATTACATATATCATCCGAAGTTCAACAAGATTAGGGAGAGACTAATACCATTCAAATTGAAACAGTGA